One stretch of Nodularia sp. LEGE 06071 DNA includes these proteins:
- a CDS encoding carotenoid oxygenase family protein, giving the protein MTITAINPYLNSNFEPIREEITTDTLKVIGELPANLSGMFVRNGPNPQWSPIGQYHWFDGDGMLHGVRISNGQATYCNRYVQTRGWKIEQKAGKAVWSGIFEPPQMDNPHGGYKNTANTALVWHAGQMLALNEGGAPHAIKLPDLTTKGEYTYNNQLVSAFTAHPKVDPKNGEMRFFGYSLTPPYLQYSIVSAAGEIVRTVPIDLPMGVMMHDFAITENYTIFMDLPLTLNAERLERGEPLIMFESDRPSRFGIIPRHGDNSNIRWFESSPCYVFHTLNAYEDQDEVVLIACRMSSTTVLKADNSQIDPDADIPRLHSWRFNLSTGKVREEMLDDVPAEFPRINENLVGQPTRYGYAGKMGNGSLPLFDGLIKYDLSDQKSQTHEFGKGRYGGEAVFAPSLGATDEDDGWLVTFVYDESAETSELVVVNAQDVTAAPVARVLIPQRVPYGFHGTWVSEAQLSGSR; this is encoded by the coding sequence ATGACAATCACAGCAATCAATCCCTATCTCAATAGCAACTTTGAGCCAATCCGGGAAGAAATCACCACCGATACCCTCAAAGTCATAGGTGAATTACCCGCCAACTTATCAGGGATGTTTGTCCGCAATGGTCCTAATCCCCAATGGTCACCGATTGGTCAGTATCACTGGTTTGACGGCGATGGAATGTTACACGGTGTCAGAATTAGCAACGGTCAAGCCACTTATTGCAATCGCTATGTGCAAACCAGAGGATGGAAAATAGAACAAAAAGCAGGTAAAGCTGTCTGGTCTGGGATATTTGAACCGCCGCAGATGGATAATCCTCATGGTGGATACAAAAACACTGCAAATACAGCCCTCGTTTGGCACGCTGGTCAAATGTTAGCCTTGAATGAAGGCGGTGCGCCTCACGCTATCAAACTTCCTGATTTAACGACAAAAGGTGAATACACCTATAATAACCAATTAGTTTCTGCCTTTACAGCCCATCCCAAGGTAGACCCCAAGAACGGTGAGATGAGATTTTTTGGTTACTCATTAACCCCACCATACCTGCAATACAGCATAGTCTCAGCCGCTGGTGAAATAGTCCGGACAGTGCCAATTGATCTGCCAATGGGGGTGATGATGCATGATTTTGCCATCACTGAAAACTATACAATTTTTATGGATCTGCCCTTGACTTTGAACGCCGAAAGATTAGAACGGGGAGAACCTCTGATCATGTTTGAAAGCGATCGCCCCAGTCGCTTTGGGATTATTCCACGTCATGGCGACAACAGTAATATCCGTTGGTTTGAAAGTTCTCCTTGCTACGTCTTCCATACTCTCAACGCTTACGAAGATCAAGATGAAGTAGTACTCATAGCTTGTCGCATGAGTTCCACCACAGTCTTAAAGGCTGATAATTCCCAAATTGATCCAGATGCAGATATTCCCCGTTTACATTCTTGGCGATTTAACCTCAGCACAGGAAAAGTGCGTGAAGAAATGCTAGACGATGTACCTGCGGAATTTCCCCGCATTAACGAAAACCTGGTGGGACAACCAACACGATACGGTTATGCTGGCAAAATGGGCAACGGTTCCCTACCACTGTTTGACGGATTAATTAAGTACGACCTGAGTGATCAGAAATCCCAAACTCATGAATTTGGCAAAGGACGTTATGGCGGCGAAGCTGTGTTTGCGCCCAGTCTTGGTGCTACAGATGAAGATGATGGCTGGCTGGTGACTTTTGTTTACGATGAGAGTGCAGAAACGTCGGAACTTGTAGTGGTAAACGCCCAAGATGTCACCGCCGCACCTGTAGCGCGGGTACTAATTCCCCAAAGAGTACCCTATGGCTTCCACGGTACTTGGGTTTCTGAGGCACAGTTGAGCGGTTCTAGATAA
- the era gene encoding GTPase Era: MTVELKVTSIDHNIFSFSGEASIPQAPPEFKSGFVGIIGRPNVGKSTLMNQLVGQKIAITSSVAQTTRNRLRGILTTPEAQLIFVDTPGIHKPHHQLGEVLVRNAKNAINAVDVVLFVVDGSVACGSGDRFIVDLLTRTETPVILGLNKIDQQPANFEVIDHTYRAVAEANKWPIVKFSAQTSSGLPELQELLIEHLETGPFYYPPDLVTDQPERFIMGELIREQILLLTREEVPHSVAIAIDRVDEAPTITRILATIHVERDSQKGILIGKGGSMLKAIGSEAREQIQKLIAGKVYLELFVKVQPKWRQSRMTLAELGYRVEE; encoded by the coding sequence ATGACGGTGGAGCTAAAGGTGACTAGTATTGATCATAACATCTTCTCTTTTTCAGGAGAAGCATCTATCCCCCAGGCTCCTCCTGAATTTAAATCAGGTTTTGTCGGCATTATTGGTCGCCCAAATGTCGGTAAATCTACTTTAATGAATCAATTAGTAGGGCAAAAAATTGCGATTACATCCTCTGTAGCACAAACTACACGCAATCGTTTACGAGGGATTTTAACTACGCCAGAGGCGCAGTTGATTTTTGTAGATACACCAGGAATTCATAAACCCCATCATCAATTAGGGGAAGTGCTGGTCAGAAATGCCAAAAATGCCATTAATGCAGTAGATGTTGTACTGTTTGTGGTGGATGGATCAGTAGCTTGTGGTTCTGGCGATCGCTTTATTGTTGATTTGCTGACTCGGACTGAAACTCCAGTAATATTGGGTTTGAATAAAATTGACCAACAACCTGCAAATTTTGAGGTAATTGATCATACTTACCGAGCTGTAGCTGAAGCCAATAAATGGCCGATAGTCAAATTCTCCGCCCAGACTAGTTCAGGATTACCAGAACTGCAAGAGTTATTAATCGAACATTTAGAAACGGGGCCGTTTTACTATCCCCCCGATTTGGTAACCGACCAACCGGAACGTTTTATCATGGGTGAATTGATTCGCGAACAGATTTTACTATTGACTCGTGAAGAAGTTCCTCATTCAGTAGCGATCGCTATTGATAGAGTCGATGAAGCGCCGACTATTACCCGTATACTTGCAACCATACACGTAGAACGAGATTCCCAAAAAGGTATTCTCATTGGTAAAGGTGGCTCAATGCTCAAAGCCATTGGTAGCGAAGCTCGCGAACAAATTCAAAAGCTAATTGCTGGTAAAGTTTACCTAGAACTGTTCGTGAAAGTGCAACCAAAATGGCGACAATCGCGCATGACTTTAGCAGAGTTAGGCTACCGTGTAGAAGAGTAA
- a CDS encoding dihydroorotase — protein MTELLQQVRVIDPGLETDKIADVLIADGKIQAVATEISDINSDTQIKDCRGLVLGTGLVDLYSHSSEPGFEERETLSSLLQSAAAGGFTRVSILPDTSPAIDHPAIVAQLQSRGGDMGNLPQIHVWGAMTLDLAGKQLTEFADLAAAGVVGFTDGKPWENLGFVRRVLEYLQPFGRPVAFCPCDRLLSANGVMREGTEALRLGLPPIPASAETTAIASLLELVAATGTPVHIMRVSTARSVELIAAAKATGLPITASTTWMHLLLDTKAIKSYNTSLHLDPPLGNASDVEALRGGVKAGVIDAIAIDHAPYTYEEKVQAFAESPPGAIGFELALPLLWQHLVETGKFTALELWRALSTQPARCLQQQPSTITPNQKAELTLFNPQEIWKVERKNLYTLSSNTPWLGQELNGRVVQIWN, from the coding sequence ATGACGGAACTGCTACAACAAGTAAGAGTAATTGATCCAGGTTTAGAAACTGACAAAATAGCTGATGTCCTAATTGCTGATGGTAAAATTCAAGCCGTCGCCACAGAGATTTCTGATATTAATTCTGATACTCAAATTAAAGATTGTCGGGGATTAGTTCTTGGTACTGGATTAGTAGATTTGTATAGTCACTCAAGTGAACCAGGATTTGAAGAACGAGAAACTCTATCATCTTTATTACAAAGTGCTGCGGCTGGTGGTTTTACTAGAGTCAGCATTTTACCCGATACATCTCCAGCTATTGATCACCCGGCGATTGTGGCACAGTTGCAGTCGAGAGGTGGAGATATGGGAAATCTGCCCCAAATTCACGTCTGGGGTGCGATGACTCTGGATTTGGCGGGGAAGCAATTGACAGAATTCGCAGATTTAGCAGCTGCGGGAGTTGTTGGTTTTACAGATGGTAAGCCTTGGGAAAATTTAGGGTTTGTGCGGCGGGTTTTGGAGTATCTCCAACCTTTCGGGAGACCAGTAGCATTTTGTCCATGCGATCGCCTATTATCTGCCAATGGAGTCATGCGGGAAGGGACGGAAGCGCTACGGTTGGGTTTACCACCAATCCCAGCCAGTGCCGAAACAACGGCGATCGCTTCTTTGCTAGAATTAGTAGCAGCCACGGGTACGCCAGTACATATCATGCGCGTCTCTACAGCTCGCAGTGTGGAACTAATCGCCGCAGCTAAAGCCACGGGTTTACCCATCACCGCCAGCACGACTTGGATGCATTTGTTGCTTGACACCAAAGCAATTAAAAGTTATAATACCAGCCTGCATTTAGATCCACCTTTAGGTAATGCCAGTGATGTAGAGGCTTTACGTGGAGGGGTAAAAGCAGGTGTGATTGATGCGATCGCCATTGATCATGCACCGTACACCTATGAGGAGAAAGTCCAAGCCTTTGCAGAATCGCCTCCTGGAGCAATTGGTTTCGAGTTAGCATTACCCCTACTATGGCAGCATTTAGTCGAAACTGGGAAATTTACAGCCTTGGAATTATGGCGGGCTTTAAGCACCCAACCAGCAAGATGTTTGCAACAGCAACCGAGTACAATTACTCCTAATCAAAAAGCAGAACTTACCTTATTTAATCCCCAGGAAATATGGAAGGTGGAAAGAAAAAATCTTTATACACTTTCTAGTAATACACCTTGGCTAGGACAAGAACTCAATGGTCGGGTTGTGCAAATTTGGAATTAA
- a CDS encoding histidine phosphatase family protein has product MTRVIIVRHGQSSYNTERRIQGRTDVSRLTEKGCADASKVGKALSNISFNAIYSSPLQRAKKTADIIYSELATDSTNSVAPQIADQLMEIDLPLWAEMLSADVKEKFTEDYRIWKERPHELRMLVKDGEGTREHFPVLAIYEQARLFWQEILSRHPGETILIVGHNGINRALISTALGIPPSRYHCVQQSNCGISVLNFAGGLDEPVQLESMNQTQHMGETFPSLRPNHQGIRLLLVRHGETEWNRQTRFQGQIDIPLNDHGRKQAQTAGEFLQDVVIDFAISSSMLRPKETAELILGYHPSVNLELEDGLREISHGLWEGKLETEIEQEFPGDLQRWRLVPAEVQMPEGENLQQVWERSVAAWQSIVQAALTNKLNTGLIVAHDATNKTLLCHVLGLSTENFWNFRQGNGAVSVIDYPSGLNGLPVLQAMNITSHLSGGVLDKTAAGAL; this is encoded by the coding sequence ATGACTCGTGTCATCATTGTGCGCCACGGACAAAGCAGCTATAACACCGAGCGGCGAATCCAGGGACGCACCGATGTGTCAAGATTAACGGAAAAAGGGTGTGCAGATGCCAGTAAAGTAGGAAAAGCCCTCAGCAATATTTCATTTAATGCTATTTATAGCAGTCCTCTCCAGCGAGCCAAGAAAACAGCCGATATTATCTATAGTGAATTGGCAACTGATTCTACAAATTCTGTTGCGCCGCAAATTGCCGATCAGTTGATGGAAATTGATTTGCCTTTGTGGGCAGAAATGCTTAGTGCTGATGTCAAGGAAAAGTTTACTGAAGACTATCGCATCTGGAAAGAACGTCCCCATGAACTGCGGATGTTAGTCAAGGATGGAGAAGGAACAAGAGAACATTTTCCTGTCCTGGCTATCTATGAACAAGCACGGTTATTTTGGCAAGAAATTTTGTCACGCCATCCAGGAGAAACTATCCTGATAGTGGGGCATAATGGCATTAATCGCGCTCTGATCAGTACAGCCTTGGGGATTCCTCCTAGTCGCTACCATTGCGTACAGCAATCTAACTGTGGCATTAGTGTACTGAATTTTGCTGGTGGTTTAGATGAACCAGTCCAACTAGAATCGATGAATCAGACGCAACACATGGGAGAGACTTTTCCTTCCTTGCGACCGAATCATCAGGGAATACGATTGTTGTTGGTACGTCATGGAGAAACCGAATGGAATCGCCAAACCAGATTTCAAGGTCAAATTGATATTCCCCTGAATGATCATGGGAGAAAACAGGCGCAAACAGCCGGCGAATTTCTGCAAGATGTCGTAATTGACTTTGCTATTAGTAGTTCCATGCTGCGTCCCAAAGAAACAGCAGAACTGATCTTGGGTTACCATCCTAGTGTAAATTTAGAATTAGAAGATGGTTTAAGAGAAATCAGTCACGGACTTTGGGAAGGAAAACTAGAAACAGAGATCGAGCAAGAGTTTCCCGGAGATTTGCAGCGCTGGCGACTTGTACCCGCAGAAGTACAAATGCCTGAAGGAGAAAATTTGCAGCAGGTTTGGGAGCGGAGTGTAGCAGCTTGGCAATCGATTGTGCAAGCAGCATTAACAAATAAACTCAACACTGGATTAATAGTGGCTCACGATGCTACGAACAAAACTTTGCTGTGTCACGTTCTGGGTTTATCAACAGAAAATTTCTGGAATTTCCGCCAAGGTAATGGTGCAGTTAGCGTCATCGATTACCCATCAGGACTAAATGGTTTACCAGTGCTACAAGCAATGAACATTACCAGTCATTTGAGTGGAGGCGTACTGGATAAAACTGCTGCTGGGGCTTTGTAA
- a CDS encoding EamA family transporter, giving the protein MASQKKWHRLIDKIPAQAYLWLAILIFGGSGAVTRKLTEIGSQNLIDGRNPISLCNVLFVGNICALMVLMLIYRRQWNKATLRQISRQDWLILTVVAILSGAVAPSLIFQALELTEVNNIILVGRLEPPLILALSFWLLRERVNIWEIVGAIAAFIGVILAIFLQTPGQEMMNIGGFTLGLGEFLTAIASVAVAVSTIISKQRLSRIPIGIYNIFRTALGTVIFFLSAVMLYGIEHFMDIFSPVLWQWMLVYGVVIIVLGQSFWVQGLRNSTVSVASLVGSFTPIAGILAAYFILGETPTWGQYIGGSVILVGIFLSQFGIWQQQHRRVTPDGVKSAPAQQEIEAEIGFKGI; this is encoded by the coding sequence GTGGCTAGTCAGAAGAAATGGCATCGTTTGATCGACAAGATTCCCGCACAAGCCTATCTCTGGCTAGCCATCTTGATTTTTGGAGGCTCTGGTGCAGTTACTCGCAAACTGACAGAAATCGGTTCCCAAAACTTAATAGATGGTCGCAATCCGATTTCGTTGTGTAATGTTTTATTTGTGGGAAATATCTGCGCTTTGATGGTTCTGATGTTGATCTATCGGCGACAGTGGAACAAAGCGACTTTGAGGCAAATATCCCGTCAGGATTGGTTGATTTTGACTGTAGTCGCCATCCTATCAGGAGCTGTTGCTCCTAGTTTAATTTTCCAAGCCTTGGAGTTAACGGAAGTTAACAATATTATTTTGGTTGGTAGATTGGAACCGCCGTTGATTTTGGCTTTATCGTTTTGGTTGCTGAGGGAACGGGTGAATATTTGGGAAATTGTCGGGGCGATCGCTGCATTCATTGGTGTGATTCTCGCTATCTTCCTTCAGACACCAGGACAAGAGATGATGAATATCGGCGGTTTCACTTTAGGACTAGGGGAATTTTTAACGGCGATCGCATCGGTAGCTGTAGCTGTGTCCACAATCATTAGTAAACAACGTCTTTCTCGTATCCCCATCGGAATCTACAACATCTTTCGGACTGCATTGGGAACTGTGATCTTTTTCTTGAGTGCAGTAATGCTTTATGGTATTGAGCATTTTATGGATATATTCTCACCTGTGCTGTGGCAGTGGATGTTGGTTTATGGCGTAGTAATTATCGTTTTAGGTCAATCTTTTTGGGTTCAGGGGTTGAGAAATTCCACTGTGTCTGTAGCTTCCTTAGTTGGCTCATTTACACCCATTGCAGGCATTTTAGCAGCTTATTTCATTTTAGGGGAAACTCCTACTTGGGGTCAATATATAGGCGGTAGCGTCATTTTAGTCGGGATATTTCTCAGCCAATTTGGTATTTGGCAACAGCAGCATCGTAGAGTTACCCCAGATGGCGTGAAATCTGCACCAGCCCAACAAGAGATAGAAGCAGAAATTGGATTTAAAGGAATTTGA
- a CDS encoding AI-2E family transporter — translation MSISLKELLKWLILTLLFPLVFLNFWLIFTFLKSFQALVTIFILATLLAFILNYPVAFFQKAGVKRNYAIALVLISALVIFAVFGITFLPIILPQFNEMAKLLPQWIDASQQKIQLFDNWAISHGLNINFSQIISQFTERLPDELENLTDKLFSIVIETIDSVSDILITVVLTFYILLDGPRIWEGIFKKLPWSFTRKVQTSLQQNFQNYLLGQVTLASLMGVLLTAIFLIFQVQFGLIFGLGVGILSLIPFGDIASISLITLIIASHNFWLAVQVLAVAVVTDQLIDQAIAPRLLGRFTGLRPIWVLVALLLGTYIGGLLGLLIAVPIAGFIKDALDGFSQSDDRDDRIVAGAEIPEMLNQESTPS, via the coding sequence ATGTCTATTTCACTGAAAGAATTGCTGAAATGGTTAATATTAACTTTGCTATTTCCTCTAGTATTTCTGAATTTTTGGCTAATATTTACATTTCTAAAGTCTTTTCAAGCTCTGGTAACAATTTTTATATTGGCAACTTTGCTGGCTTTCATTTTGAATTATCCTGTGGCGTTTTTCCAAAAAGCTGGTGTTAAACGGAACTATGCAATAGCTTTAGTATTGATATCTGCTTTGGTAATTTTTGCGGTTTTTGGGATAACTTTCTTACCCATTATTTTGCCACAATTCAATGAAATGGCTAAATTACTGCCGCAATGGATTGATGCCAGTCAGCAAAAAATTCAACTGTTCGATAATTGGGCTATTAGCCACGGATTAAACATTAATTTTAGTCAGATTATCAGTCAATTTACTGAGCGTTTACCAGATGAATTGGAGAATCTTACTGATAAACTTTTCAGTATTGTTATAGAAACAATTGATAGTGTTTCTGATATTTTAATTACAGTAGTATTGACTTTTTACATTCTATTAGATGGGCCAAGAATTTGGGAAGGAATATTTAAAAAATTACCTTGGAGTTTTACTCGGAAAGTACAAACATCGCTTCAGCAAAATTTTCAAAATTATTTGCTGGGTCAGGTAACTTTGGCATCGCTGATGGGAGTTTTACTCACAGCTATATTTTTAATTTTCCAAGTCCAGTTCGGTTTAATATTTGGTTTGGGCGTGGGGATATTGAGCTTAATTCCCTTTGGTGATATTGCTAGTATCAGTTTAATTACTTTAATCATCGCATCACACAATTTTTGGTTGGCAGTTCAGGTCTTAGCTGTAGCTGTGGTCACTGACCAGTTAATTGACCAGGCGATCGCACCGCGTCTTTTAGGTAGATTTACAGGACTGAGGCCAATATGGGTATTAGTTGCTTTGTTGCTGGGAACCTATATTGGCGGATTATTGGGATTGTTAATTGCTGTACCCATAGCTGGATTTATCAAAGATGCCTTAGATGGCTTTTCTCAATCTGATGATCGCGATGATCGCATTGTTGCAGGTGCAGAAATACCAGAGATGTTAAATCAGGAATCAACACCTTCATAG
- a CDS encoding bifunctional orotidine-5'-phosphate decarboxylase/orotate phosphoribosyltransferase has translation MNFFDKLQGCILQNQSLLFVGLDPNPEMMPRHYKSQDVISDLHNWLQFIIDETADFVCAYKPTLGFYEALGVPGLELLQKTLAAIPSHIPIILDAKHSDLNTSTVFARAVFTEWNIDAITLSPYTGQDHVAPFLVYPDKAVFILCCTSNVGAEALQQYPTNESPLYLQVVKESKNWGTPEQLGLEVGTTNPEVLALIRAVAPERIIMARSIWAEGCNLNQILAAGLSANGDGLLIPVPQDMLNQPKLAENIEVLCAEINQAKTEIVRDASTCAVWLPDVDVVNQHPQQDLILQLYDIGCIMFGNFVQASGATFPYYIDLRKIISNPQIFNQVLSAYEEILNSLNFDRLAGIPYGSLPTATGLSLRLHCPMIYPRKEVKAHGSRRLIEGNFYPGETVVVVDDILISGKSVMEGAEKLKSAGLNIQDIVVLIDHENGVQARLLDNGYRGHAVFTLSEITETLYRVGRINQEQFLAFKESEG, from the coding sequence ATGAACTTTTTTGATAAATTACAGGGTTGTATATTGCAAAATCAAAGCTTACTTTTTGTAGGACTTGATCCAAATCCAGAGATGATGCCAAGGCATTATAAATCTCAGGATGTTATCTCTGATTTGCATAATTGGTTACAATTTATTATTGATGAAACGGCTGATTTTGTCTGTGCTTATAAGCCAACATTAGGATTCTATGAAGCTTTGGGAGTTCCGGGTTTAGAACTGCTGCAAAAAACTTTAGCGGCTATTCCCAGTCATATCCCAATTATTTTAGATGCTAAACATAGCGACTTAAATACCAGTACTGTTTTTGCTCGTGCGGTATTTACAGAATGGAATATAGATGCCATTACTCTCAGCCCTTATACAGGTCAAGACCATGTAGCACCGTTTTTAGTTTACCCTGATAAAGCGGTATTTATTTTATGTTGTACTTCTAATGTAGGCGCAGAAGCTTTACAACAATATCCCACAAATGAATCACCTCTTTATTTGCAGGTAGTCAAGGAGTCAAAAAATTGGGGGACTCCAGAACAATTGGGGTTGGAAGTAGGTACTACAAATCCTGAAGTTTTAGCGCTAATTCGGGCAGTTGCGCCTGAGAGGATAATTATGGCGCGGAGTATTTGGGCAGAGGGGTGTAATCTGAATCAAATTTTAGCAGCTGGCTTGAGTGCTAATGGTGATGGTTTATTGATTCCTGTTCCTCAAGATATGTTGAATCAACCAAAATTAGCGGAAAATATCGAGGTTTTATGTGCAGAAATTAATCAAGCAAAAACTGAAATTGTTCGTGATGCTTCTACCTGTGCTGTGTGGTTGCCTGATGTTGATGTTGTGAATCAGCATCCCCAACAAGATTTGATTTTACAACTTTATGATATTGGTTGTATTATGTTTGGCAATTTTGTGCAAGCATCGGGAGCGACTTTTCCTTATTACATTGATTTACGAAAAATTATTTCTAATCCCCAAATTTTTAATCAAGTTCTTAGTGCTTATGAGGAGATTTTGAATTCTCTGAATTTTGACCGTTTAGCAGGTATTCCCTATGGTTCTTTGCCAACTGCGACTGGTTTATCCTTGCGTCTCCATTGTCCGATGATTTATCCCCGTAAGGAGGTAAAAGCACACGGAAGTCGGAGGTTAATTGAGGGTAATTTTTATCCTGGGGAAACTGTGGTGGTGGTTGATGATATTCTGATCAGTGGTAAAAGTGTGATGGAAGGTGCTGAGAAGTTAAAGTCAGCAGGATTGAATATTCAGGATATTGTAGTTTTGATTGACCATGAAAATGGTGTGCAAGCTAGATTGTTAGACAATGGTTATCGAGGTCATGCAGTTTTCACTCTTTCGGAAATTACAGAAACCCTTTATCGGGTAGGTAGAATTAATCAGGAGCAATTTTTAGCTTTCAAGGAAAGTGAAGGTTAG
- a CDS encoding molybdopterin-dependent oxidoreductase, producing the protein MNLHYIQRRQFLKISGLSSISLLLGSCGTQAFEDIVGPLSEPLNRKVGQLIFQPQKPVPEFALSQVKPEELIINTFRNTPIIDPDKYRLIIDGEVNNPLNLSLAEIQALPQTSMIIRHVCVEGWAAIVQWGGVCLREIIALAEPQANVQFASFKSADGYYESWDIASALHPQTLLAYEKNGAALPVDNGAPLRLASPIKLGYKQSKWVTKISLLSSLSPFKGYWEDQGYDWFAGL; encoded by the coding sequence ATGAATTTACATTACATACAGCGTCGTCAATTTCTCAAAATTTCGGGATTATCCAGCATAAGTTTACTGCTAGGTAGCTGTGGTACACAAGCATTTGAAGATATAGTCGGACCACTTTCTGAACCACTAAATCGCAAAGTTGGACAATTAATATTTCAACCCCAAAAGCCTGTTCCAGAGTTTGCACTTAGTCAAGTTAAACCAGAGGAATTGATCATTAATACCTTCAGAAATACGCCAATTATTGACCCTGATAAATATCGATTAATTATTGATGGTGAAGTTAACAATCCTCTTAACCTCAGCTTGGCTGAAATTCAAGCTTTACCCCAAACTTCTATGATTATTCGCCATGTTTGTGTTGAAGGTTGGGCGGCCATAGTGCAGTGGGGTGGTGTATGTCTACGAGAAATTATCGCTCTTGCTGAACCTCAAGCTAATGTCCAGTTTGCTTCTTTTAAATCTGCGGATGGTTACTATGAAAGTTGGGATATAGCTTCAGCTTTACATCCTCAGACTTTGTTAGCTTATGAGAAAAACGGTGCAGCTTTACCAGTTGATAATGGTGCGCCCTTACGTTTAGCTTCTCCGATTAAACTTGGTTATAAGCAGAGTAAGTGGGTAACTAAAATCTCGCTTTTGAGTAGTTTATCCCCGTTTAAGGGCTACTGGGAAGATCAGGGTTATGACTGGTTTGCAGGACTGTAG
- a CDS encoding cytochrome b/b6 domain-containing protein, whose product MTSNLPSPQPKLHNQAIGAKIFHSVNIISLFLMLTSGLQIYNANPVFGGRAGLHIPPIFTLGGWLAGGRHWHFAAMWLFSLNLLWYGIYVLITRRWRHRFVGVKDLKALQKAQNPQRLAYAWHRIIYTAIIPILLLALLTGVGMYKPAQFPWIVDMFGDWQALRIVHFSSVPMVIIFTIIHSLLGRKAGGSQLTESMFW is encoded by the coding sequence ATGACTTCAAACCTGCCCTCTCCCCAACCAAAATTACATAATCAAGCCATAGGGGCGAAGATTTTCCACTCTGTTAATATCATTAGCCTATTTCTCATGCTCACCAGTGGGCTACAAATTTACAATGCCAACCCCGTATTTGGTGGACGTGCTGGTTTACACATTCCCCCCATATTTACATTAGGAGGTTGGTTAGCGGGAGGTAGACACTGGCACTTTGCAGCTATGTGGTTATTCTCACTAAATCTGCTGTGGTACGGAATTTATGTCTTAATTACTCGACGCTGGCGACATAGATTTGTGGGTGTGAAAGACCTCAAAGCATTACAAAAAGCTCAAAATCCTCAGCGTTTAGCTTATGCGTGGCATCGCATCATATATACAGCAATTATTCCCATTTTACTGTTAGCATTACTTACAGGGGTAGGTATGTATAAACCCGCCCAATTTCCCTGGATTGTCGATATGTTTGGCGATTGGCAAGCATTAAGAATTGTGCATTTTTCGTCAGTGCCAATGGTAATTATCTTTACAATTATTCACTCATTATTAGGAAGAAAAGCAGGAGGTTCTCAACTTACCGAATCTATGTTTTGGTAA
- a CDS encoding TRAP transporter small permease subunit: MERLLKIAKIIDVCTERIGKLTVWLVLVMVILGVWNVMGRYLGGFIGINLTSNAYTEAQWYIFDLIFLLGAGYTLKHNEHVRVDVFYSNWPPRRKALADLLGTVLFLIPFCMMVIFFSWDTILASWQILETSPDPDGLPRYPIKTMIIVSFVLLIFQGISQGIKNLAIIQGRLEPQEENHDTGL, from the coding sequence TTGGAAAGACTATTAAAGATAGCCAAAATTATTGATGTCTGTACTGAACGCATTGGTAAATTGACCGTTTGGCTGGTGCTTGTCATGGTCATACTTGGCGTATGGAATGTTATGGGACGATACTTGGGGGGGTTTATTGGCATTAATTTAACTTCTAATGCTTACACAGAAGCCCAATGGTATATTTTTGATTTAATTTTTTTGTTGGGTGCGGGCTACACCTTAAAGCACAATGAACACGTCCGCGTTGATGTGTTTTACAGCAATTGGCCGCCTCGGCGAAAAGCGCTGGCAGACTTGCTGGGGACAGTATTATTTCTCATTCCATTCTGTATGATGGTGATATTTTTTTCTTGGGATACCATCTTGGCATCGTGGCAAATTCTCGAAACATCGCCAGATCCTGATGGTTTACCCCGCTACCCCATCAAAACCATGATTATTGTCTCCTTTGTCTTGTTGATTTTCCAGGGAATTTCTCAGGGAATCAAAAATTTGGCAATTATTCAAGGCAGATTAGAACCCCAGGAGGAAAATCATGACACTGGATTATGA